A genomic segment from Diospyros lotus cultivar Yz01 chromosome 5, ASM1463336v1, whole genome shotgun sequence encodes:
- the LOC127801913 gene encoding uncharacterized protein LOC127801913, whose product MYSLPIDDQLSMNKPVFMNRLPISAGKAYSPNAHNHQRRGGAASLYSPKLSILLLATCVSLFILFHIQSLQTSPPSPSPTNYNSWDFMQQWPDAIINTTHAFGGDCTRELAAMATKLRRAVTFLPLKDLRYAQSAQQGHTWFMSSMFDKQEEGEVQHQHFPSEASNGRLLCIKGHDTHDGAWNTYALAWLETLPANATLMSGLTFVSYNHYNYDNIWHGLSAMVPFVAWHIKNRCSSLPARWLLYHWGELRTEMSPWLRSLMDATFDGSVDTENFADGDEERPACFEEAVVMRHNEGGMSRRRRLEVYDLMRCKARAYCNVSAAEGGGIGVTMFMRTGPRSFRNDSAVIGIFDGECRKVEGCRLTVAYSNNLTFCEQVKLMSSTDVLVSPHGAQMTNMFLMERNSSVMEFFPKGWLRLAGVGQYVHHWLASWSGMKHEGAWRDPNGDPCPYGVDDRRCMSVYKSGRIGHNKTFFAQWARNVLNQVRMRKLEEASTNSQVAASAGGCACG is encoded by the exons ATGTATAGCTTACCCATAGATGATCAGCTTTCCATGAACAAACCAGTCTTTATGAACAGGCTCCCCATATCCGCCGGCAAAGCTTACAGCCCCAATGCCCACAACCACCAACGCCGCGGCGGCGCCGCTTCGCTCTACTCGCCGAAGCTCTCAATTCTGCTCCTAGCCACCTGCGTTTCCCTCTTCATCCTCTTCCACATCCAGTCCCTCCAAACTTCTCCCCCCTCGCCATCGCCAACTAATTATAATTCGTGGGATTTCATGCAACAGTGGCCAGACGCCATCATCAACACCACCCACGCCTTTGGCGGCGACTGCACCCGGGAGCTCGCAGCCATGGCCACCAAGCTCCGGCGAGCCGTCACGTTTCTCCCGCTGAAGGACCTGCGTTACGCCCAGTCCGCCCAGCAAGGCCACACGTGGTTCATGAGTTCCATGTTCGACAAGCAAGAAGAAG GTGAGGTCCAACACCAACACTTCCCGTCGGAGGCGTCGAACGGCCGGCTGCTCTGCATCAAGGGCCACGACACCCACGACGGCGCGTGGAACACATACGCCCTTGCATGGCTGGAAACCCTGCCGGCCAATGCCACTCTCATGTCAGGCCTAACCTTCGTCTCCTACAACCACTACAACTACGACAACATCTGGCACGGCTTGTCCGCCATGGTACCCTTTGTCGCCTGGCACATCAAGAACCGCTGCTCAAGCCTCCCCGCCCGGTGGCTTCTCTACCACTGGGGCGAGCTCCGCACCGAGATGTCCCCATGGCTCCGATCTCTCATGGACGCCACCTTTGACGGCTCTGTAGATACCGAAAACTTTGCCGATGGTGACGAAGAGCGGCCCGCTTGCTTTGAGGAGGCCGTGGTGATGAGGCACAATGAAGGGGGAATGTCCCGGCGGCGGAGGCTGGAAGTTTACGATCTGATGAGGTGCAAAGCTAGGGCTTACTGTAACGTAAGCGCGGCGGAGGGCGGTGGCATCGGAGTGACGATGTTCATGAGGACGGGGCCGAGATCGTTCAGAAATGACTCGGCCGTCATCGGGATATTCGACGGCGAGTGCCGGAAAGTGGAAGGTTGCCGGTTGACTGTTGCGTACTCCAATAATCTCACCTTCTGCGAACAG GTGAAGCTGATGAGCTCGACAGACGTCCTGGTTTCCCCCCACGGAGCTCAAATGACCAACATGTTCCTCATGGAGAGAAACAGCAGCGTGATGGAGTTCTTCCCCAAGGGGTGGCTGAGGCTGGCCGGCGTCGGCCAGTACGTCCACCACTGGTTGGCCAGCTGGTCCGGAATGAAACACGAGGGCGCCTGGCGGGACCCTAACGGCGATCCCTGCCCCTACGGGGTGGACGATCGCCGCTGCATGTCCGTCTACAAGAGTGGCAGAATCGGACACAACAAGACATTCTTTGCCCAGTGGGCTAGAAATGTCTTGAATCAAGTCAGGATGAGAAAACTAGAGGAAGCTTCAACCAATTCCCAAGTTGCGGCATCTGCAGGTGGCTGCGCCTGTGGCTAA